One stretch of Verrucomicrobiia bacterium DNA includes these proteins:
- a CDS encoding glycosyltransferase, whose protein sequence is MSVYNGERYLASAIDSILGQTFRDFEFLIVDDGSKDGTADLLAKYAREDPRVHVVTHGKNKGLTASLNELVQLVKGEYLARMDADDVSRPERFARQVEWLDNHAACGLVGSAYTFIDLEGRAGMTFRFENDHHYLQWYLCYQNPLAHPAVMGRTALFRAVGGYREEFRYGQDFDLWWRLSFTTQLACLPEPLTFVRRNPTGLSGVHQPEQLVAKRRILTEMLPRLGMKDVEEVLLRGAPGESIRRIYACFSGREGVSERIKELIRRDSAARLGLIWLRHPFKRGSAEVLRDSLAYCPAVLLRGVFQMASRWCVSKVDNPIIR, encoded by the coding sequence ATGTCGGTTTATAATGGTGAACGCTATCTGGCGTCTGCCATCGACAGCATTCTGGGGCAAACTTTCCGAGATTTTGAATTCCTGATCGTAGATGATGGTTCAAAGGATGGGACGGCGGACTTGCTGGCGAAGTATGCGCGAGAAGATCCACGGGTACACGTGGTGACGCATGGGAAGAACAAGGGTTTGACGGCTTCGTTGAACGAATTGGTGCAGTTGGTGAAGGGGGAGTATCTGGCGCGGATGGATGCGGATGATGTGAGCCGGCCGGAACGGTTTGCGCGGCAGGTGGAGTGGCTGGACAATCACGCGGCTTGCGGGTTGGTGGGGAGCGCTTATACATTCATTGATCTGGAGGGAAGGGCGGGGATGACGTTCCGTTTCGAGAACGATCATCACTACTTGCAATGGTATCTGTGTTATCAGAATCCGCTGGCGCATCCGGCGGTGATGGGGCGGACAGCTTTGTTTCGTGCAGTGGGAGGTTATCGTGAGGAGTTCCGCTATGGGCAGGATTTTGATTTGTGGTGGCGCCTGAGTTTTACCACGCAACTGGCCTGCCTGCCGGAACCGCTGACGTTTGTAAGGCGGAATCCCACGGGCTTGAGCGGGGTGCATCAGCCTGAACAACTGGTGGCGAAGAGAAGGATTTTGACGGAAATGCTGCCGCGTCTGGGGATGAAGGACGTGGAGGAGGTTTTGCTGCGAGGTGCGCCGGGGGAATCCATCCGCAGGATTTATGCCTGCTTTTCCGGTAGGGAAGGGGTGTCCGAGAGAATCAAGGAGCTGATCCGGCGGGATTCCGCTGCCCGACTGGGGCTGATCTGGTTGCGCCATCCGTTTAAACGAGGTTCGGCAGAGGTTTTACGGGATTCCTTGGCTTATTGCCCAGCGGTCCTTTTGCGGGGTGTATTCCAGATGGCATCCAGATGGTGTGTCAGTAAAGTGGACAATCCGATAATTAGGTAA
- a CDS encoding glycosyltransferase family 4 protein, protein MKKTEAIRPRTVLVADAAGHILERIARTWCVHGRGREMEVVLSEEASLPDCCGRGVEAGGVHWLDRRRASRAAAVAQCPQVVTIYHHLPGEEAETGRMARDVDVVTAGSLLWQERLQKLTGQRVWLMPQSVDTEWFRPEPEKKLKQREAGLPGEALVVGFVGKAGANVADRKGTDVFLQVMMAWAQKRPTVVVLTGTGWEEFAVRLRGHGMQVVRRSYDDCNATREAYGLMDVLLVTAREEGGPATVLEAMACGVPVVASRVGHVPEVIREGETGFLAGAGDVGAYLTALERLVREEGLSERLQREGRALMVRERDDRVLIPQIDFAGIGRAAQERFAQRSEEELGLRQQRLRWLRWRQKLAGWMRGSRD, encoded by the coding sequence TTGAAAAAAACTGAGGCCATCAGACCGCGCACAGTGCTGGTCGCGGATGCCGCCGGGCATATCCTGGAGCGGATCGCGCGGACGTGGTGTGTGCATGGGCGGGGCAGGGAGATGGAGGTGGTGCTTTCGGAGGAAGCATCGTTGCCGGATTGTTGCGGGCGTGGGGTGGAGGCGGGCGGGGTTCATTGGCTTGACCGGCGACGGGCGAGCAGGGCGGCGGCGGTGGCGCAGTGTCCGCAAGTGGTGACGATCTATCATCATCTGCCGGGGGAGGAAGCGGAGACCGGCAGGATGGCGAGAGATGTGGATGTGGTCACGGCGGGGTCTTTGCTTTGGCAGGAACGTTTGCAGAAGCTCACGGGGCAGCGGGTATGGCTGATGCCCCAAAGTGTGGATACGGAGTGGTTCCGCCCTGAGCCGGAGAAAAAATTGAAGCAACGAGAAGCTGGCTTGCCGGGAGAGGCGCTGGTGGTGGGGTTTGTCGGCAAGGCGGGAGCGAATGTAGCTGACCGTAAGGGGACGGATGTTTTTTTGCAGGTGATGATGGCGTGGGCACAGAAGAGGCCGACGGTGGTGGTGCTGACGGGGACGGGCTGGGAGGAGTTCGCGGTGAGGTTGCGCGGACACGGCATGCAGGTGGTGCGGAGGAGTTACGATGATTGCAATGCCACGCGGGAGGCTTACGGGCTGATGGATGTGTTGCTGGTGACGGCGCGGGAGGAGGGCGGACCGGCGACGGTGCTGGAGGCGATGGCGTGCGGGGTGCCAGTGGTGGCTTCACGGGTGGGGCATGTGCCAGAAGTCATCCGCGAGGGTGAGACGGGTTTTCTGGCCGGGGCGGGCGATGTGGGTGCTTACCTGACGGCTTTGGAGCGGTTGGTGCGGGAGGAGGGTTTGTCTGAGCGTTTACAACGGGAGGGGCGCGCTTTGATGGTGCGGGAACGGGATGACCGGGTATTGATCCCGCAGATCGATTTTGCAGGGATAGGGCGGGCGGCGCAGGAGCGGTTTGCGCAACGGAGTGAGGAGGAGTTGGGGTTGCGGCAGCAGCGTTTGCGGTGGTTGAGGTGGAGACAGAAACTGGCCGGTTGGATGCGGGGCAGCAGGGATTAA